In Nitrospinota bacterium, the genomic stretch GAGCACGAACCGCTCCACCCCGTATTTCTCCGCCAGGGCCGAAAGCGCCACGATGCCGCCCACGTTGTTCCGCACGGCCTCGCCCTTGTTCATTTCCATAAGGGGCACATGCTTGTGCGCGGCGGCGTGGAACACGAACTGGGGCCGCTCCTCGGCGAAAACCATGTCCATCCTGGCGCTGTCCGCCACGTCGGCGCAATGGTAGCTTATGGGCATCGAGCCGGTGAAACCGTTCATGTTCACGCCGAGGTGGTACAGGTAATTCTCGCAAACGTCCACCAGCGCCAGTTTGGACGGGCCGAACTCTGCTATCTGCCGGGCCAGCTGGGCGCCTATGGAGCCCCCGGCCCCGGTTATAAGCACCCGTTTGCCTTTCAAAAGCCCCTCCACCCGTGAAAAATCTATGCTCACAGGCTCCCGGTTGAGCAGGTCCTCGATCTGTATGTTGCGCAGATGCGACACGTCAATCTTGCCATGCTCCCCGTCCAGATAGGCGGGGATAACGCGCATGGTCACGTTATGCGCCCTGCAGGCGGTGTTCATCTCCTCCAGCTTCTCGCCGGACAGCTGGGAGGCCACCAATAGCTCCCGCACGCCGAGCCGGGTCACAATGTCCTCGAAATTATCCATGGAGCCGAGTACCGTGTAACCGTGGATGGACGAGCCGGAGAATTGCTGGTTGTCGTCTATTATCCCCACAAGGTCGTACCGGCCGGCCCATTCGCCGCCGGTCATACCGCGCAATAATAGCTCGCCCCGTTCGTTGGCGCCGTATATGACAGCGGGCATCCCCCCTTCACGTTTACCGGCGCGGGACGGGCGCAAGGCGTTAAGCAGTGTTTTCATCCCCAGCCCGCGGCTGTAGTAAAGCCGGATGGACACCCGGAACAGGCCCACCAGCGCCAGGGTGTTTATGGAATCTATTATGAAAACCGAGCGGGATACCATGCCGGCCGCCGAGGAGTAGTACCAGAAGAACAGCCCCACCATGATAGTGGCGAAGCTTACCGCCACCGCCTTGACAAGGTTTATAAGGTCCACAAGGCTTGTGTACCTCCACATGCCCGACTCCAGCCCGTAAAAGGCGAAAACCACCAGTTTGAGCGCAATGACGGCCGGAGCGGTCCTCCAGAAGAAATCGTTAACCTCCCCGGCGCCGGTCTCGAACCGGAGCCAGTAGGCCAGCCAGTACGCGACGAATATCAACGCCGCGTCGGTGGCCAGCACTATGTAAGTGTGCGGGTTCCTTATGGCTATTCGGGCCTTCATTATTTCCTTTATCGGCCGCCGGGGGCCCCTTCTTTATGGGCCCGCCGCCGCCTGCGTTAAATAGTGGTTGTCACACGCTTGAGGTTGAAATTGTAACATCTTTGCCGTTCCCCCGTAAAATGCCCCCCGCCGGGCGGCCCGGCGAATATATAATGCTCTGGCGTGGCGCGGGCCACGGAGCGTTTCAAATCAAACTGGTAACCGGGAAAAATGACCGTTAAGGGAACCGTTCTTGTCACCGGCGGGGCCGGATATATAGGGAGCCATTGCGCCCTTTATCTGCGGGAAAACGGATGGGAGACTGTAATCCTCGACAACCTTTCCACCGGACACAAGGAATCGGCGCTGGGGCAAAGGCTTGTGGTGGGCGACGTGGGGGACGGAGCCCTGCTGGACAGCGTATTCAAGACGCGCTCCATATCGGCGGTGATGCATTTTGCGGCCAGCGCTTACGTGGGTGAGTCTGTCACGGACCCGGCCAAGTATTACCGCAACAACGTGGTCAACGGCCTGGCCCTGCTGGACGCCATGAGGCGCAACGGCGTTTCAAACCTTGTGTTTTCCTCCACCTGCGCCGTGTATGGAAATCCGGAGCGGACGCCTTTGACGGAAACCCACCCCAAGGCCCCCATAAGCCCATACGGTTTCTCCAAGCTGGCGTTTGAACGGATGGCGGAGGATTTTTCCAGCGCATACGGCCTTAAACCGGTGTTCCTGCGCTATTTCAACGCCGCCGGGGCCGACCCGGAAGGAAGGCTTGGTGAAAACCACGACCCGGAAACCCATCTTATCCCGCTGGCCATCCAGGCCGCCCTGGGCCGGCGCGGGCCGGTAACCGTGTTCGGCGCGGACTATCCAACCCCCGACGGAACCTGCGTCAGGGATTATGTGCATGTTATGGACCTGGCAGACGCGCATCTAAAAGCCATGGAGCATTTGTTAAACGGCGGCGCGCCCTCCGCGTTCAACCTTGGCTCGGGAACCGGCTATTCCGTGCGGGAGGTGGTAGCCATGGTGGAGAAAGTTGGCGGGAAATCCGTGCCGGTCATTGAGGGGCCCAGACGGGCGGGAGACCCTCCGGCGCTGGTGGCCTCATCGGCCAGGGCGCTGGAAACGCTAGGCTGGAAACCGCGATACGCGGAGCTTGAAGCCATAGTTAAAACAGCGTACGAGTGGCATAAGAAACAGGTTGGAAGTTTTTAAAGCGGTGAAACCTTCGTCTGCGGTGGTAGTTTACCCATTGCAGGCCCATTCAAATGTTTTCTTCAGATAATTCAAGTTTGATCTATAGGGGATTAATCCATCATGTTGTAACCTTCCCACCACTATCCCTGGAGCTATACCCATTCCGGATGAAAACTCCATTATTCCTTTTCTGGTAAAAAGCCCTTTTCTTTTGAATGGTTCATAATACGCTTTGGGGATTAACAAATTAGAAGCGAAAAGATTGGCCTCTTTTTCTTCTTTTTCCAAAGATCCCCCGATATTTTTCTCAACAAATATTTCCTTTCTTCCATGTAGCAATATATGCCCAGCCTCATGAAAGAAAGAAAACCAGAATTGATCATCCGTTTTATAACGCAAAGTAAGCTGGATAACCGGTTTCCCGGCAAACCAATGCGTCGCGCCGTGAACCCTGGTGTTCTTTAATTCCTGAACCAGAGCCAGCACCACGCCATTGTTAGCGCAATATTCCTTTAAAGCGGGCTCGAACTTCCAGGCCTTTTCTTTAGTTAAACCCCTTATTTCACGAAGAACCCCCTTAAAAGAACCCCCATCGAAGTCTGGAACGTTTGTTGTTTGCGCCTCCAACTGGCCTTTACGAAGCCATGCCGCAAGCGCCCATCTATCACTTTTAAACGCTTGTGAGTGGCGAAAAGCTATTTCCGGCCTGTTCCATATTTCAACGCATTCCTTGGGCGAGGCCACACCAAAAAAATCCATGATTTCCTGGAGCTTCTCAACAGGATTACGATAATCCGCAATCCATCCGCGTTGCGCTAATTCGCGGTATGGGACATCATTCAAAAAACCGGTTTCCTTTCCCAGCGCGGAACGCTCGTTGTTTTTGGCGATGGCGTCCTGGTAATTCCGCTCCAGATTTGTCCAAAACCCGCAAGGTATCCCAAGAACCCGCTCAAGCTGAATGGAGGTTTCCGGCGTTATGGCCGTAGTCCCCATTATTATGCCGTTAATCGTCTTTTTTGGCCGCCCCATGCGCTGGGCCAGTTCCGCCTGTGACATACCAATGGCCTCAAGGGTCTCACCCAGCGTCTCGCCTGGCGGTACGGCGTAATCAGGCTCATAATTCGGGGATGTCTCAACCATGGTAATCCACTATATCCAAAATGCTGATTTTCGTTATTTTCCTATAATCCGGTGAAACGTCAGGCAATGTGGGCGCTGGATTATGCGCGGACTCAAAAACCAGACGAAATGGATGATTAAGGTCAACGGCAAATTTACCTTCCATTTCACCCTTCAAAGAATGCAATCTTGCCGCCGGTAACAACCTCATTTCAGCCAGATTTTCCGCCGCCTGTAATTGAACAAGCCGCAATTTCAGTTTTTTAGCGCGCGTATCTCCAAGTGATCTGATTGACTCCCGCTCGGAAGAACATATCTTCCTCATCTTCCGGCTATTAAAGTGTATATCCACCGCGGTTACATATCAAGATAAATCATATACGGATACCGTTAACGTTTTTTTTAATTACATTCCGGGCCAGGCGGGGCCTATTCCAGCTATCGCG encodes the following:
- a CDS encoding polysaccharide biosynthesis protein; the encoded protein is MKARIAIRNPHTYIVLATDAALIFVAYWLAYWLRFETGAGEVNDFFWRTAPAVIALKLVVFAFYGLESGMWRYTSLVDLINLVKAVAVSFATIMVGLFFWYYSSAAGMVSRSVFIIDSINTLALVGLFRVSIRLYYSRGLGMKTLLNALRPSRAGKREGGMPAVIYGANERGELLLRGMTGGEWAGRYDLVGIIDDNQQFSGSSIHGYTVLGSMDNFEDIVTRLGVRELLVASQLSGEKLEEMNTACRAHNVTMRVIPAYLDGEHGKIDVSHLRNIQIEDLLNREPVSIDFSRVEGLLKGKRVLITGAGGSIGAQLARQIAEFGPSKLALVDVCENYLYHLGVNMNGFTGSMPISYHCADVADSARMDMVFAEERPQFVFHAAAHKHVPLMEMNKGEAVRNNVGGIVALSALAEKYGVERFVLISTDKAVDPSNAMGATKRMCELYIKSRSRNAKTIYMAVRFGNVLGSNGSVVPLFLKQIEDMGPVTVTHPDVERYFMTIPEAVLLILQTGAMGGQGGLFLLDMGEPVKIADLAKKMIRLAGFEPGRDIEIKYTGLRPGEKLQEFLNGDGETLGATAHPKIRTVVGGDEALDGVEELARWAVDNCLEDGEGVYHQILKRLKSPAQSLAGNMVELKAVRR
- the galE gene encoding UDP-glucose 4-epimerase GalE translates to MTVKGTVLVTGGAGYIGSHCALYLRENGWETVILDNLSTGHKESALGQRLVVGDVGDGALLDSVFKTRSISAVMHFAASAYVGESVTDPAKYYRNNVVNGLALLDAMRRNGVSNLVFSSTCAVYGNPERTPLTETHPKAPISPYGFSKLAFERMAEDFSSAYGLKPVFLRYFNAAGADPEGRLGENHDPETHLIPLAIQAALGRRGPVTVFGADYPTPDGTCVRDYVHVMDLADAHLKAMEHLLNGGAPSAFNLGSGTGYSVREVVAMVEKVGGKSVPVIEGPRRAGDPPALVASSARALETLGWKPRYAELEAIVKTAYEWHKKQVGSF
- a CDS encoding HigA family addiction module antidote protein, translating into MVETSPNYEPDYAVPPGETLGETLEAIGMSQAELAQRMGRPKKTINGIIMGTTAITPETSIQLERVLGIPCGFWTNLERNYQDAIAKNNERSALGKETGFLNDVPYRELAQRGWIADYRNPVEKLQEIMDFFGVASPKECVEIWNRPEIAFRHSQAFKSDRWALAAWLRKGQLEAQTTNVPDFDGGSFKGVLREIRGLTKEKAWKFEPALKEYCANNGVVLALVQELKNTRVHGATHWFAGKPVIQLTLRYKTDDQFWFSFFHEAGHILLHGRKEIFVEKNIGGSLEKEEKEANLFASNLLIPKAYYEPFKRKGLFTRKGIMEFSSGMGIAPGIVVGRLQHDGLIPYRSNLNYLKKTFEWACNG
- a CDS encoding type II toxin-antitoxin system RelE/ParE family toxin, which produces MRKICSSERESIRSLGDTRAKKLKLRLVQLQAAENLAEMRLLPAARLHSLKGEMEGKFAVDLNHPFRLVFESAHNPAPTLPDVSPDYRKITKISILDIVDYHG